Proteins encoded within one genomic window of Solenopsis invicta isolate M01_SB chromosome 10, UNIL_Sinv_3.0, whole genome shotgun sequence:
- the LOC105204371 gene encoding G-protein coupled receptor Mth2 produces MSTIRLVLLGLTLSLIKTSSESHLAKCCPPGEIFSGYSTVECVSVPKNARELYVNYWNITAEFQGIPQCDKSEDLMTTPLNDLKSNNFLEVPACLEILHEQITGESIVIVVHCRSNKDRWVKAINASFPQLVDIRKCCPRDTVFDSRTKACVSQLSESENLVGFLLNRSVDAELVMVATEGPPTCKGAIVDYKINENDVFLRNNAYSVMVPVFKNRNVKEELLVTEDNVCLDMTPDFASDRTLVARVCNDPEFCDTNACIRKCCAENEFFYIQGCNKLAVPNEPTEFHEALANAVNQTKSSAFDTTKDYGVLIGKPCKYGMYPTDPREEEWFLTSRGHVSIKNYDLYDQSRYCMDIFYNISEFDQSLYFFICFDAPAKEISVSRWRMNTALQITSCAFLLMTLLVYVCLPSLQNLHGKTLMCHVISLLLAFTCLPVITWITPIDGFEEQNITTCKVLAYIMLFSFLSAFSWLNVMCFDIWWTFGVLRGSTITKAREHRKRFLLYCLYAWGFAFLVSIFAIIADSTDILPDCLQPDIGNRSCWFTQSRDSYGELTFFIGPVMILLISNVVFFILTSTYCNKVKAEIKRVTADPTDPRSKRFRSDRKRFIMNVKLFIVMGMSWICEVISFFLIKYLNYEHWHHVFFYTSDVFNCLQGLLIFILFVLKSRVYQALRRRLALDIKNKKPTPTGNATTTLHDPYRIRKSMSSSTLTTFAISSTP; encoded by the exons aTGTCCACGATTAGGCTCGTTTTGCTTGGTCTGACATTATCCCTGATAAAAACGTCGTCGGAGTCACACCTGGCAAAATGTTGCCCGCCAGGAGAGATTTTCTCAGGATATTCCACCGTAGAGTGCGTTTCAGTACCGAAGAACGCGAGAGAGCTTTACGTTAACTATTGGAATATCACTGCAGAGTTCCAAGGAATTCCTCAGTGCGATAAATCAGAGGATCTTATGACAACGCCACTCAACGATCTCAAgtctaacaattttttagaG GTGCCAGCTTGTCTCGAGATACTTCACGAACAAATAACTGGAGAGAGTATCGTAATAGTCGTTCATTGTCGATCGAACAAAGACCGATGGGTGAAAGCAATTAATGCATCCTTTCCACAGCTCGTAGACATCAGAAAATGTTGCCCTCGCGATACAGTATTTGACAGCCGCACAAAGGCTTGCGTGAGCCAATTGAGCGAATCAGAGAACCTTGTAGGATTTTTGTTAAATAGATCTGTTGACGCTGAACTTGTGATGGTAGCTACCGAAGGTCCACCCACGTGCAAAGGAGCAATCGTCgactataaaattaatgaaaacgatGTCTTCCTACGGAATAATGCATATTCG GTCATGGTTCCAGTGTTCAAGAATAGAAACGTCAAAGAGGAACTTTTGGTTACCGAGGATAACGTTTGCCTTGACATGACGCCGGATTTTGCGTCTGATCGAACACTGGTAGCACGCGTCTGCAACGATCCGGAATTTTGCGACACGAACGCCTGCATCAGAAAGTGCTGCGCCGAAAATGAGTTTTTTTACATCCAGGGATGCAATAAACTCGCTGTACCCAACGAACCGACCGAGTTTCACGAGGCTCTCGCAAATGCTGTGAATCAAACGAAATCGTCAGCTTTCGACACGACCAAAG ATTATGGAGTCTTGATTGGGAAGCCATGTAAGTACGGCATGTATCCCACGGATCCGAGGGAGGAAGAATGGTTTCTGACGTCAAGGGGACATGTCTCCATCAAGAATTATGATTTGTATGACCAGAGCAGGTACTGCATGGACATCTTTTACAACATATCGGAATTCGATCAGagcttatattttttcatatgcTTCGACGCTCCAGCAAAAGAAATTTCAGTTTCAAG GTGGCGGATGAACACCGCCCTGCAGATCACCAGCTGTGCCTTCCTGCTGATGACCCTGCTGGTGTACGTGTGCCTGCCGAGTCTGCAGAATCTTCACGGTAAAACGCTCATGTGCCACGTGATCAGCCTCCTCCTGGCCTTCACCTGCTTGCCCGTTATCACCTGGATCACGCCTATCGACGGGTTCGAGGAACAAAATATAACTACGTGCAAAGTCTTAG CTTACATCatgcttttttcttttctatcggCATTTTCTTGGCTTAACGTCATGTGCTTCGACATATGGTGGACTTTTGG AGTTTTACGCGGCAGTACAATTACGAAGGCGCGTGAGCATAGGAAAAGATTTCTGTTATACTGTTTATATGCGTGGGGCTTCGCCTTCCTGGTGTCAATCTTCGCTATCATTGCTGATAGCACGGATATCCTGCCAGATTGTCTGCAGCCCGATATTGGCAATAGGAGCTGTTGGTTTACAC AAAGTCGAGATTCTTATGGCGAATTAACTTTCTTCATTGGACCGGTGATGATTCTGTTAATATCCAACGTGGTGTTCTTCATCCTCACGTCGACGTATTGCAATAAGGTGAAAGCGGAGATAAAAAGGGTAACTGCAGATCCCACGGATCCCAGAAGCAAACGATTCCGCTCCGACAGGAAGAG ATTTATCATGAACGTCAAACTGTTCATCGTCATGGGAATGTCCTGGATTTGTGAGGTGATATCGTTCTtcctgataaaatatttaaattatgagcACTGGCACCACGTGTTCTTCTACACCAGCGACGTCTTCAATTGCCTCCAAGGTCTACTGATCTTCATTCTCTTTGTCCTGAAGAGTCGCGTTTATCAAGCGCTTCGCAGGCGATTGGCATTAGACATCAAGAACAAAAAACCGACTCCGACAGGCAACGCGACCACAACCTTACATGATCCttatagaattagaaaaagcATGAGTAGCAGTACGTTAACTACATTCGCAATTAGTTCGAcaccttaa